The Lolium rigidum isolate FL_2022 chromosome 1, APGP_CSIRO_Lrig_0.1, whole genome shotgun sequence region tatatttaccattgatcacttaagtacggaggggttgattattcagatagagagggttgataacttttagcccgaaaaaaagtttctcgaaacatatcaacatgggtgctagttttgaagatctcgtcgagacggatttattggtgaaagcgaatcttaatttggagttgtcgtttaaaagttaaaacgttttgaattaagaaattttgaaaaatattccgctgacatcagcatattcgtctatttgtgcatgcatacagaactttccctcatagcctgcaccaggttgataattttatacatttaccgttgatcactcatgtacggaggggttgattattcagatagagagagttgataacttttagcccgaaaaaaagtttctcgaaacatatcaacatgagtgctagttttgaagatctcgtcgagacggatttattggtgaaagcggatcttaatttggagttgtcgtgtgaaagttaaaacgttttgaattttcaaatttggaaaagattccgctgacatcagcagattcgtctatttgtgtttgcatgcagaactttccctcaatagtctGCACCagattgataattttatacatttgccgttgatcactcaagtacggaggggttgattattcaaatagagagggttgataacttttagccagaaaaaaagtttgtcgaaacatattaacatgggtgctagttttgaagatctcgtcgagatggatttattggtgaaagcgaatcttacatCGGAGTTGTCGTTTAAAAGTTAAAATGTTTTAAACTTTCAAATTTGGAAGGATTGTTTCTTTTTACATGCATGCAAACGTACGGCAAGGGAAAACATGTTTAATTCTAATCCTGTCGGAAACCGATCGCTCGCTAATCTCTtggcgatcgagcgccagctagggcAGCTCATTTGTACGGGGGGGGGGTTAATACGGTTGAGCTTTAACTTTTTTTCCTTAAATTTTCACTGGACCATCAAGCCCTCCGTTACGAAGGGGTATCGATTAATCTCCACCGTTAACAAGTTTAGGGGGGTGCACTGAAGCAGAAGTGTTAATGGTGTTAATTGAGGGAATAATCCTCCCATTGTAATTCTATAAGGTAGGGATTGCCGTGACCTCTCTTCGCGCCCCTACAAACAGACGTGACTCGACTCGCATCCCTCTTCCGCTTGTACTTATATACCGAGAATCATCAACGGAAAATAAGAGTTCGATTAGTTCTATCATTTACATCAAACAGGCTTATCAACACTGCCTTGCCAAGAGAGCTTTTGGCAGGACTCGTTGGAAAAGGAGCAACAAAAGTGAGAACAAAATAAGATGTCTTTTGGAAACAATCCAAGGGAAGAGTAATATGACAAGAGGTTAAATACTTCTATACTCTTTAAGAGAGTAAGGGCAGTAAAAGGAATCCATAAAGGAAACCATTGAGAAACTACCTCCTTTATCTTCTGGATTATATTACACACATAAAGTTAGAGCCACGTTTGAAGTTTAGAATAACTTTTCAAAATCTTTACAAGTTCTATATATGGCCTGATCAGTTGGGTCCTCTTTGTGTGGAGATGATGACAAAAACTATATTGACGGTTAACCATTGAGAAACTACCTCCTCTATCTTCTAGATTATATTACACACATAAAATTAGAGCCACGTTTGATTTTTGAAATAACTTTTCAAAGTCTTGACAAGTTCCATATATGGCCTCATCACTCAGGTCCTCTTTGTGTGGGGATGACGACAAAAATTATATTGAAGGTGCTAATTTCACCTCTTTGAATTTCGTATGTACAACATGTGCAATGGGGAAATTATTCACTAAACCTTCATACCTAAAGGTCACGAGTTAGCCACTTAATTTCCTTTAACGCTTTAAGGGAGATATATGGCCCCATTCGACTATTATTGTGACCATTTTGATGCTTTATGGTACTCATTGATGGATATACAAGATGGCCAAATATGTGTCCCATATCAACAATGAACCATGATTTTGCAAAGCGGATCACTCAAATCATAAAACTGAGAGAAAATGATCCTGAGCATGGGACAAAATCCACCATAATAGATAATGCTGCTGAATTTAGTTTACAAGCATTCAAATGATTACTTTCTAGCTTTTGGAATAACTGTTGAGCATTTTGTACCCTATGTAAACACACAAAATGTTCTAGAAGAATCACTTATCAAGAGGATCAAGTTGATAGAAGACCACTGCAACGGAACCGTAGTCTCCCAACCTAGGTCCCCGCGAAGGTAGAGCCATGCACCACACTTACCACCGACGCACAATTATATTGGTGCTCCGGTGGTACGTGGGGTGCAGATCTCCACCCCGGGTCACCTTTTCAGCTTTGTAAATAATATAAGGAATTTATAGAAATCTTAAAAttcaaaatccttcgagatgggcATGTGTCCTATAGTTGTTAGGAAaagtaacaaacatgaattttcgaTAAATTTTGCAAAATAGCGCCATGTTTCGGTAAAGTAGCTTTAGATTTTGTATACGACCTCCAATGAAAAAAATATATGAAAGTAAATCTacagaaaaagttacatccgatttcaacggCCTACGGCCATTTACTGATTAGTTAGAATTGTGAAACCAAAAGTAAAATAGATTTTTTTTctggttttagattttgatgcaattttttaaaaaagaaCTTACATCCGGCATACCACCATATTGGTGCACCGATGGTAACCTTCGCTATATATTGAAAccagccggcgcaccaccttctcttcctctcttcctcttctcccttcCCCTTTCTCCACCTCTCCAACTTTTCCCCTTCTCCACCTTCTTCCCCATCCTCCTTCCTCTCGCTccctccggccaccacctcctGAAGCTAATTCCTCCGGTGACTCCCTCTGAtgaccaccacctcgaactccctCTGGCAATGGATACCTCCGGAGACCACATCCTCGACCTTCCTCCAACGAGCTACTCCACGGCCACGGTAGCGACAACCACGGCCACGACGATCGACGACGACCACAGCCACGATGGAGCATCTCCATGGCGACGACTAGCTAGAtctcgatctagatctagatcgaggCTTTTTTTTGAATTGTAGAAAATATTACCGTCAATGCCCCTAGCTGGTGCGCCGATGGTACTTTTACTACCGCCGGCGGGCGCTGGTGCACCGATGATAGCTCTTTTCTTAGTAGTGTTCTCTTGGAACTACAAAGAAAACCTTGGTGTCTACTATGATGCACCGATgatgcaagatctatgatggggtAATGATGGAGGTTGATGAGGAGAATCGAGGCGAAGGTTGATGCATAAGTTCTCTTCTCTGAATCTCTTCTATAATGTTCGTGAGGTGGATTGCAGAGGTTGTGTATCTCTGATGTGTCTATGTCCTTCACGAAAGTTGTTTCCATTGATGAGGCAGAGGCGGTGGCATGCAGTACGGTTGCACTGTACTAGCGGCCTTGCCTATATCACTGGTCGTTAATATGTTTTAGAAATCCAATGATAATTTTTCCAAATAGAAAGTTGCTTGGTTTTCGCTAAATCTTCACTTAATGTCTTGATTTCCTTCCAAGGGTGCTTAATTCCTGAAatccatatgaagatacaaggtttATTTGTTTTCCCTAAAATCGTGTTAGTTGGAAGTcgaaaaccattgaaaccaaatCAAAACTCAGTGAAAAAACCTTAGAAAACACTACATAAAACCGAGCTATCATCTAGGTCCACGATCATTCTGAAATAATTTCTTTCTACGAAGCAACATGTGAATGTGTAGCATTATCGATGAAGATAAGGGTACTTGTATTGTACAAATGCAGACAAGTTAAATGAAGAGCTATATTATAAAGCATATTGCTCCTAAGCTATTTTATCCCGCATGAATTTAAGAAGAATGGGGAAATAAGTATTTTGCAAATGAAGTCATATGATAATAACGATGATTTGTTTATCAAGTCCTTACTCAACTCTCTGTTTCAAAATTATGTAAATGAAATTGGTATGAAAAGACTGCTTGACTTGCAAAATTCAGGGTGAGAAATGTCCTAGGTTATAACATGTTAAAGATTATTATTTTGCTAGTATTGCACTCCTTTTTGTGAGTTTTCCTACCAGTTTCTCATGTAAGTTTTTTAATGAGACAATATCAGTACGAACATGGATATCATATGTCATTTCCTCCTTGTATTCGTACAAGGTTTTTAGAATGGTTTTTTTCATGCCAGATAACCAATTGGATTTTTGGAGGAGATAATTCAAAATGTGATCAATCACAAGGATAATAAAAGATTAGGAAtagtgttaggatttaattaattatGTTTATTAAGAGAATAGTCATTTCATTGTAATTCGGTGAGGTGGTTGAGGAACTTCCTTTCGCCTTCTTCCCACCACCTTTTCTAAAAACCCAAACCTCAAATTTGTTCTAGCTTATAATCTTGTTTAGTCTAAACTAGACTATAGCCAGAAAAATTAAGAGTCTAGGCATCTGGAAGATGCTGGTGGGGAGGATTTTTTCCTAGAAGCCGCCGGAGAAACTGAAAAGAAGTGGGTCAACCATCGTGACGTCTCTCCATGCCCCCATGGAAGCACATCGTTGGTTACCTATTTCTGCTGATTCTCGCCATCTCTTGTGCTGCTTGGAGCTATACGATTTCTGGAAATGTTAAAagtagaagaggaagacatgcggTAGGGAAAGCTCATCAGTGACCAAACTCGTGGCAACGGATGCGGACAAGGCTCCCGTCGCTCAAGAGGCAAGAACGACTCAGAGGTATATACGTGGACACAGAAGGGACTTGAACTCCAGACCTTAGAATCTGATACCATGGCGAGTTTCATACACTAGCCAATATAACCAAAAGTATAGCTCACGAGTCACGATGCATATACGTGGACATTGCGATGGGGGAAGGGGGGAtcaattttaggataaattgtgAAAATCAGATCTCGAACTCAAGACCTTAGGCATTATGatattaagcttcatgcactagctaaCCAACTAAAAGTTCAAACTGATAAAAAAATATCAGTACAATCCATTTATACATGAAGCTTGACAGCTCCATGATGCAGCACGGGGGGAGAGCCTAGTCCACGTATCTTAATCCGAAGTACTGAGCACACTACCGAGATTAACAAtagtcttttattttgttttgttcttCATAGTTTTATCCTACAAAATTCGTGTTTTTTTCTAAAAAATCCTACAAAATTCGCAATTTTTCACGAGTTCCTGTAGGGATAGATACACTGTAGCCCTTAGGTTTGATGATCAGGTGAAAAACCTGTAGTGACGCAGCAACGTTGTTAGCAGTGACATGCTTATTTCAGACCGTGTCTGTACATTTTCTGTAAAATACAGGCTACATTATATACACTCGGTGTTTGAAAATTACAGATGAACTATCTAATATTGCTGTGGAAACTTTCGCCTATCCGTAGTCATGCACAACTTGCCATTTTGGTATGAAAATCTATGTGAGGGCTAgccgaagaagtgaaaagggcaaGATCTTAACTCAGAGAGACTGTGGCCCGTAGGTTTGATGAACAGGTGAAAAACTATAGTGACGCAGCAACTGTTCTAGCTGTGACAAGCTTATTTCAGACCGTGTCTTTACATTTTCTGCAAAATACAGGCTACATTATATACACTCGGTGCATAAAAGTTAATGACGCACTATCTATATTCCTGTGGAAATTCTTGCCTATCTGTAATCATACACAATTTGCCAATTTGGTACCAAAATCTGTGTGAGCCCTCGCAGAAGAACTGAGAACGGCCAAGATCTGAACTCAGcagtgctgctgttttctctaattctGAAGTTTTGGACAGATTGTGGCGGAGGGCGTCGATATAGAACCTGAAAACGAAAACCAGCAATTTACCACATACGAAGCGTTAGTGCTAGATTAGTAGAGTCGTTGAATGATGTTGGTGAATTTGGGTGCACTCACAGAGGCTGGGGTAGCACGGTTGCTTTGACACTGGATCTTCTTCCAATGGGGGTGGCACTTGGCCATATATCATTTCACAGCTCATGTCTTCAAAATCTGAGGTGTTGTGTGTTTTCAGTGAGCATGGTAATCATCAACTAATTGAAACTCAGAACTTTTTTTGTCACCTCAAGTATGTAACTTCCTTAACTACTACTATTTCATTTTTATTCTGTATCAAGATGATTTCAAAGAAAAAAATAGTATTTGCCATGATCAGGAATCGGTTTGTTAATTGAGCATCTCAAGGAGGAAGATACACTCACTTGggttcatggtgaggggaagtccAAACTCGTCAGTAAAGAAGCTCTGCGTGGGGATCTTACACATATTGACGCACATCCCTACGCAGCCGCTGTTCTCCAAGTACCTGGATGAATTCCATGGATGTAAACCGATGTAACAGGGTTTCCTCACATTTCCAGTAAGTTTTCATCATTCCATCAATCGGCAATGGTAGCATCGATCAATCATACCTGCATTTCTTTATGAGCACTCCACTCCTCTGCTTCACCCCGTTCACCTCCACCTCCACAACCTGATCAATCGAGAACTCATGATTTATGGAATCATATATTCATATGACAAGATTTTTCTGATATCTGAAAACTGATATAATTTCTGACCTCTGACGGGCCGACAAGCCAGTGGAAGAAGGGAACGGTGAGGGCGGCGTTGAACTCGCAAGCCCAGCGCGTGGGCGGGAAGAGCTTCTTGAACTGCTCGGGAGCGCCGGGAGGGAGCATGGAGATGAGCACCTCGCGGACGGCCTCCTGCTGCTGCGCGCGCGACCGCCCCACCATCACCCGCCGCGACACGTCCACGAAGCTCTCGTAGTCCCAGTCCCACAccgccttcttctcctcctcgccgcccggcttcttcttcctcccggcGTACTTCTCCATCTTGCGCGCGAACAGCCCCATGAACGCGCGTTCCAGAGGACCGTCACGGTACTCCGTCTTCTCCCCCatcggcgccggcgccgtcgccgcgCAGCGCACCGTCGCTCGCCGCCTCGGCACCGTTCCGGTCGCCGGCGAGGCGCGCGTGGCGAAGCGGAGCTCCACGGGCATCAACGCCATTGCTAGCTATGATCTTGCGTCCGCGTTGGTGCTGCGAGTGTCCAGTTGTGTTGCTTAAGCTAGCGGTGGTGGTGCTTGCGGCTTGCCCTGACGCGCGCCTTGTTGGCACGCGCCCGCCGCGGCCAGTGCGAGGCTGCCGGGGTGACACGTACGGGTTACGGCGGCACTGGTCCTCGTCGTCGCGGCTGGTTCACCGGCTGTGGGGGCGggaagaaggacggccacaatTTATGAAGTCTGGATATGGTACGGTGGGAGAAGAAATCTATTGGCATGTCCACAGGTGCTCGTGAGAGTGTGTTTGGATTGCTAGCAAAGCATGCTCTACCAATTTTTTGGTTGTGGCTAAAAGATGAGCGCTGCTATACATACGATATagtaggacaatgcccgcgcgttgccgcgGAAGAGTAAAATATGTTAACTTTAAAATAGAAATACCTGTGCGTTGCGAcgggagagaaaaaaaaaatcaaagtttGAATGGaaaaaatgtactccctccgttccatggaAGTTATGTGAGATTTTTGAAATCCGAAAGTATCTAGACCCtatttagtatatagatacatccaaattttaacaaatctcagAAGACTTTGGATGGAGAGAGTACCCAAATTTCACCCCAAAGTTGATCAGCTAGTCTTaactttttataaaaaaaattatctTTTTGTTTGATTTGATTTTTATACTCCATAATTCTTATTTAAACATTTTAGActaattaaaatttaaaattatttGCATTTAAGTAAGAAAGTATACTCTTTTTTTGTCTCTCTCCCACTCATCTCAGGTCTTCAATGCATGGTATTTCGGAAATATGAATAAAAAACATATGTAAAGATCGATTTCAAATATCCTATAATTGGTTAATTCCTCTTCACTTATTATGATACTTGTAAATATGCCGTACTGTATAGAAATCAAGTTAAGAGCACACCGAAAGATGTGACGTTTATTGATGACATGAAATTGGCAGCCaaccgtttttttttttaaagtaaAACAGCACCACGGGGTTTGCTACTACGATGTGCAACAATGGCATGTAGCCTAGACCAAACTAATCATGAAACGGTATATATACAGACCAAAGAAAAGTAATCTTAAAACTGAATACCTGAATCACGTAAGCTGAATTTTTTAAACCCTGGATCACGTAACATAATCGTACACAgcaggaagcaaaaggcctcaaacTCATACCCGTCCTCCAGCAGCTTATTCTTTTGATCCGAGTCAGAGCGGGCACAGACGACGTAGCTGCAGCAGTGGATCTACGGATGCCGCGCGGCCCCTGGATTCTGATCTGAACGTGCAGCGGCCTGAACTGCCGGAGCAGGCGACCAGACACACATGGACTCTGTCGAGGAGAGAACGGCTTTACAGGATAGCAGGCGGCGCGACACCGAGAAGACAAACGAGCTCAGGATGTCGGTCGTGCCGGCATGTCGAGGACCTCCAGATACGAACGCCGTCTATGGTGCGGACGGAAATCCCCGCAGTCCGCGTGCATGTAGATCAGCGTAGACATAACGTACTCGTGTTCCGCAGCCCCAGCCTTGACCTCTGCGCCGTGCGCCTACCGGCCCTCCTCCCTGCGGCCCCGCCCAGCGAAGCGTGGCTCCGATGTCTGATCCCTCCTCGTCGCTTTCCATGGCGATCCGCGGAGAATCGCCTCGATCGAGTCTCCAGGGATTGCACAAGAGACCTAGTTTATCGTGGTCAGCCTTGATCGTGGTTTGGAAACTCGCGATGTATGTATTTGAGTGCAGGATCGACCGGTATATCAATCTAAGTCATACACCTGATCTGAGTCCGTAACGATGTCCTCTTCGCATTCGAAATGACGGAAATCCTTCTTCGTGGGGTCGTTCTGCTCTGCTGGAACTCGTTGCGAACTCCTCTTCTATCCGTCCGGCCTGTATCCGGCCCATTGAGAGGCCCACTTTCTGGAACTTGCCGAAGCCACGGAGAGATTGAGATGAGACGTAGGAATCCAAAGGAACCGAACAGAAGGAACCGAATCGTTATTTCACTCAGCGGTGGCAGTGGGAGTAATTTCCATCAACTTTAGGGATAAttaaaaacggaccaacaagaaaccttattttctttattattaggtatagatatagatatagatatatagaTTTCGTCCAATATGCGTACGACGCTAGTCGCTAGGTAGCAGCGAGCTTCCCACACGCGAGGCAACGGAAAGACAGAACTGATTGGGTTTGTGCTTGGGCCGGGGCTAGAACTTAGGATCAGATCCGGTAATCATTTCTTCTTTACCAAAGCAGCTATGCCTTATTCCCTTCCGCTCGATCGGTCTTGAACTATTCTGCCATTGCTACACGTTTGTAAGTTGATCTCCATGAGAGGCGCGATTTGCAAAGGCACATCAAGCCAAAATATAAAAATTAACCGGCTCACCTTAAAATACCGATGTGGAGTATGTATCTTATGTACCACTTTGTAGCTAAATTTGCCATTTGGTACCATTGTAAGTTTTCGTGACAAAAAtcaatggatttttttaaaaaaaaagaatgCAGAAAAACCGTTTGGTACATACATGCGCGCGTTGCAGCGCCCGTCCAATCTGAGAACAATGAAATGATACTTTTCAAATCTGAAACGGTACAAATATCCAAAAAGATCAACTCGAGTTGTGTGATATTCGGGCCAAATATTATAGATATTTGCAGGTTTACAACTTTTTGTGAATGGCTGCTTTATTACAGATTTGCTAATCACTGTACCATGCACTTTTGAAAGTTCATAATAGGCTCTAAATGGAAAATTTGCAGGCCCGCCACCAGTTTCATAGGGTAACAATGGACAATAATTACAAAACGATAATACAGACAAATGAACAATAATGGATACCATTCCATAAAAACACAACGTGGAGAACACTGATATGTGAATTAAGTGTAAACTTCAGACTGGAGCAGAACCGTTCAATTTTTCACAGATATTTCTAAAACATGGTCACTATGTGGATAGTAACTTCAGACTGGAGCTCCCTTGTGTGAAGGAATCTGAGGATAGTAGCCTGATAATAATGCGGACATGCGCTGAAGAAAAACATGCAGATTTTTTTTAAAGGAGGGCACAAGCTTTGGCCTATATATTGATTAAGAAGAAGTTTTACAACCGTTGGGATAATTTTAGGGAAAAGCGTGCATTAGAATTTTCATAACCATTGGGTTTTAATGGACCGGCCAGGAACAACCCAACAGATCTATAAAAAAAACACATGTGTGAATATTCTTACACAGAAATAATCAAGTTTTGCATGTATTTTCTGAAATGTAGATTGCTCTTGCTTTGTTATACAGCAAATAATATCCGGAAACTTGCAAGTGTGTTATTTATGGTATGTCCTAGAGCCACGAATTTTGAGAAAGCCTTGTGTGGTATTTGCTTAAGGGTATTTTCTTATTAAAAAGAATTGGTGGTGTCCGTACGTCAAAAAACCGTTTGGTACGTCAACAAAAACCGTTCCGGCCGCGCTTCTGTCTTGGTACGTGAAAAAAGTCGGAACAAGCCCACCCAAGGGAAAGTGGAAAACCAGGAAACTAGCGCCAGCTATCGCGCCACCTAGCAATCCCCCGCCAGAAAAAACCAgcgaaggaaaaaaaaacaaagaagggAAAAAACCAGGAGCTAATATTACACGATTTGCCACCGCCAAGTAAAAACACCGATTCGCTGTTCAGTTCCGTGGAAAAATAAAGATCCCTGACGAGCCCCGTTTTTCGGAAACTgaccggcggaggaggacgccggGCTTGGGCGCTCAGTGGCGTCGATCTGGAGATGCCGAGCTGGCTATGGCGCGATCAATCGAAACCTGCAGAGAAATAACGCAGGcaaggtggcagaggagggcggcGGTTCGTCCAGGTCGACGCGAGCTGTGGAGAGAGGCGGCCGTCGGGAAGCGGAACATGGCTCGCGGGAACGGAGCTACGTCCAGGAGCCGGTGCTCGGCCGAGAGTGGAGGGGCGGCGGGGCGTTCTGATTGATGGGAGCATCGGCGGGAGAGCAAGATCGAGCGAGGAACGCCTCCTGCTCGCGGGATGGGAATTGGGAACGACTGGGAAAAGGACTTTCGTGTTGGAAGAAAAATAGCAAGGGGTTGGCTGCAAGATTACAAAAAATTAAGGTTTGCTGGGTTGTACGTGTTGTGCTTTCAGTAGGCTTGAAAGAGGGTACCGGTTGGGCCACTCGGCTTGGCTGGCTGGAGCTTTTCTTCCTCGCTCTAAAaaaatgttttaatttttttacaaacCTTTGTAAAATGAAATTTTCATAAAAATACAGGAAAA contains the following coding sequences:
- the LOC124690936 gene encoding beta-carotene isomerase D27, chloroplastic produces the protein MALMPVELRFATRASPATGTVPRRRATVRCAATAPAPMGEKTEYRDGPLERAFMGLFARKMEKYAGRKKKPGGEEEKKAVWDWDYESFVDVSRRVMVGRSRAQQQEAVREVLISMLPPGAPEQFKKLFPPTRWACEFNAALTVPFFHWLVGPSEVVEVEVNGVKQRSGVLIKKCRYLENSGCVGMCVNMCKIPTQSFFTDEFGLPLTMNPNFEDMSCEMIYGQVPPPLEEDPVSKQPCYPSLCSISTPSATICPKLQN